The stretch of DNA GTACAGCGCGATGATGTTTACGACAGCCATGGCGAAGATCGCCGCATCGGAGAAGTCGATGACCGGCCCGAGGCTTGCCGCCGCGCCGATGACCACAAAGATGCAAAAAATGACCTTGAACACCAGCTCCTTGGATTTGCCTTCGCCGAACAGATAGGTCCACGCCTTTAGTCCGTAATAGGACCACGAGATCATCGTCGAGAAAGCAAACAGCACCACCGCGATCGCCAGTATGAAGGGGAACCATGAGAAGGCGGACCCAAAGGCTGCCGATGTCAGCGCCACCCCGGAGTTGCCATCAACTGTCTGAATTGCGGTGCCGGCCTCATTGAGGATGTACAATCCCGTTTCGGCATCGAGCATCAGTTGACCGGTGATGATGATCACCAGCGCGGTCATCGTGCAGATGATGACCGTATCAATGAACGGTTCCAGAAGGGAGACGAACCCCTCGGTGATCGGCTCTTTCGTGCGAACCGCAGAGTGCGCAATCGCAGCCGAACCGACCCCTGCCTCGTTGGAGAACGCAGCGCGACGGAAGCCCTGTATCAGCGCACCGACGAGGCCGCCGGCGACGCCGAGACCGGTGAACGCACCTTCGAAGATTTGTCCAAAGGCCCAGCCGATCTTGTCTGCATTGAGCAACAGGATAACCAGGGCCGCCAAGACGTACATGACGCCCATGAACGGCACGACCTTCTCGGTCACCTTGGCGATGGATTTGATGCCGCCGACAATCACAGCAAAAACCACTGCGGCGAAGACAATGCCCGTAATCCAGCCCGGATAGTCACCGGTGATGGCGGATATCTGCGCATGGGCTTGGTTGGCCTGGAACATGTTTCCGCCGCCAAGTGCACCGAGGATACAAAAGATCGAGAATAGCACGGCCAACACCTTGCCGCCCGGAAAGCCCCGTTCGGCAAAGCCCTTGGACATGTAGTACATCGGCCCACCGGACACGGTCCCGTCATCGTACTCGTTGCGATACTTCACACCGAGCGTGCACTCGGTAAATTTCGACGCCATCCCCAGCAAGCCGGCCATGATCATCCAGAACGTGGCCCCCGGACCGCCAATGCCCACCGCAACCGCGACGCCGGCAATGTTTCCCAAGCCCACCGTTCCAGACAGCGCTGTTGCCAGCGCCTGAAAATGGCTGACCTCGCCTGCGTCGTCGGGATCGGAATAATCACCTTTGACGAGTTGGATGGAGTGCCAGAAGGCGCGAAGCTGGATGAAGCCAAAATAGAGCGTGAAGATACTGGCGGCGATAACAAGCCACATCACGATCCAAGGGAAGTTGGTCCCTGGAAGCGAAGAAAAGATAAAGCTGACAAAAGGGCCAGTTGCCGCGGCGAACACGTCGTTCACCGCGTCATCAATACCTCCAGCCTCCTGCGCCAACGCAAAGGGCGCGCTGCTGACCAGTGCAATCAGAGCCAACATAACGCTGGCGATCGAGGTGCGTCCAAACATATCAGATCCTCACGAAACGACGGTGACGGGAACGCTAGCGTTCATCACAAGGTTCACAGTTGAAGATCCGAAGATCCGCGAAACGACACCGGCTTCCGAAGTCCGGCCAACGACGATCTGGTCGGCGCCCTGTTCCTTCGCGAGCCGCTCAAGGGTCTCGGCGACGTCGCCATGTTTGACGATCCCAGTGACGCTGAGCCCGCTATCCGAGAGGGACGCCACCGCAGGGTCAACCACACGCTCCTTCGCGGCTGAAACCTCTTCTTCCCGCCGCTTGTGACGCTCGGCGTTTTCTTCCGCAGTCTGGAAGGTAAAGGGCGACCACTCGATCACATAAACAAGAACAAGTGCTGACCCCTCGACCAGCTGCGCCAGCCTCTTGGCATAGTCAATGGCGCGCACCCCTGAGCCGCTACCATCGACCCCCACAACAATTTTCACCGACATCTCGTCCCCCGACGTTGGTCGTTTCCGGTTGCCGGACAAGTTGTTGGCTCGCTTGGGAGCGCACAGCAAAGTTATTCGGCAAACTGAGCGTCAGGCTTTTTTTCCCCAGACGCAAGCCAAATTGTTGCGCACGGCCGAATAGGAATTAGCCACAGCCAGTCGATCTACGTACTAATGCTTGCGTGGCTGGGGGATAGCTGGAAAGCGATGGAACGGTTCCATTCACAGGGCTCGATGCCAAGCTAGCGCTCGTCAAAGATGGTGCATGACGCACCCAGGCAGACTTTGCTGCATAGATGATCGGACAGGACGCAGGGGGAAGACGATGTGCTTGGGGTGACCGCAATTGGTGCTTAACCGTTGAACCAAGAAGCCGCTGGCGCCGGTCCGAAATGGGCCCGCACAGCCTCGGTTAAAGCACGCTTTTGCGTTCGCGCACGGGCTCCATCGACACAAAAGTGGACGTCGACGCAACGTGCGGCAACTGGGAGATCTGTTCGCTCAGCACCCGTCGGTAAGCCGTGATATCGGTGGTACGCACCTTCACCAGATAATCGAAATTGCCCGCAATCATGTGGCATTCTTCGACTTCAGCGATGCCGCGCACGCCCTCATTAAAGGCACGCAAAGCCCGCTCCCGCGTATCAGACAGGCTGACTTGGACGAAGGCAACGTGTTCCAACCCAAGCTTCTGCGCGGATAGTTCGGCCCTGTAGCCTGTGATGATGCCGACACGCTCCATCCTTTTGACGCGCCCCGCCACCGGCGTCTTGGACAAACCAACTCGCTGAGAAAGCTCGGTGGTCGAGATGCGCGCATGCGAGCCCAGAATTCTCAGGATCGCAAAATCAATATCGTCCAGGTCATCACTGTCATTCATGTGATTGCACTGCAGATAACCGATTTCTTGGATAAATCGTCCACTGATGAAGCTAATTTGGGCAAACACACTACACTGAAATTGGTACCATCGCGCAATAGCGGAGGTGGCCATGCTAGAGATTCAAGCGCGATGGGACAGCGACAAGCGGGCGGACGAAACCAAGCTTCTGAAACTTTTGGCGGCGGCGGCGGCGCTATCCCAGACCGACCGTCAGCACATTGTTGCTGAGGCGGCAGCGCTGGTTTCGCGTATTCGAAACTCCTCCCATCCCGGCTTAATGGAATCGTTCCTCGCTGAGTACGGCCTATCCACCGACGAGGGCGTCGCCTTGATGTGTTTGGCTGAAGCGCTGCTGCGCGTCCCAGATTCCGCGACGATAGACGCGCTCATCGAGGACAAGATTGCCGCTTCCAACTGGTCCAAACACCTGGGACAGTCGTCATCCCCGCTCGTCAACGCGTCGACCTGGGGCCTGATGCTCACCGGCAAGGTGCTTGATGATCATGAGCAAGGGATCGCGGGAACCCTTCAGGCGATGGTGCGCCGGTTGGGAGAGCCCGTCATTCGATCGGCCGTAGGTGCTGCCATGCGGGAGATGGGTCGTCAGTTCGTTCTCGGGCAAACCATCGACGATGCAATGGCGCGGGCCTCTGGCCAAGAGGCGAAGGCCTACACCTACTCATACGACATGCTGGGCGAAGGGGCGATGACGGCCGCTGACGCTGCGCGGTATGCGGACAGCTATGCGCAAGCGATCGACGCGATCGCGAACGCTTGTAGGCACGATGATATCGCCGCCAATCCCGGCATTTCGGTCAAGCTGTCAGCCCTGCATCCGCGTTATGAGATGGCGAAGGTCCCCCGGCTGGAAACAGAGCTTCTCCCGGTTGTTTTAAAGCTTGCGGGCAAAGCTGCAGCGGCAGGCATGGGGTTGAACATCGACGCAGAGGAAGCCGACCGGTTGGCCGTCTCGCTGTCCGTGATCGAAACAGTGATGCAAGAGCCAAGTCTAGCGGATTGGGATGGCTTTGGGGTTGTCGTTCAGGCGTATAGCCGGCGCGCTACCGATGTGATCGCCCGCGTTTACGAGATGGCCGAGCGGTCCAATCGCCGGATCATGGTGCGGCTCGTAAAAGGCGCTTATTGGGACACGGAGATCAAGCACGCGCAGGTGCAAGGATTGGATGGCTTCCCCGTCTTCAGCCGCAAGGCAGCGACCGATGTGAGTTACCTTGCCTGCGCGCGGCAACTGCTTGAATTGACGGACCGCATCTACCCACAGTTTGCGACCCACAACGCGCACACGGTCGCAGCTGTGCTGCATATGGCCCGCGAGTTGCCGATAAGCGCCTATGAGTTCCAACGCTTGCACGGGATGGGCGAAGAACTCCATGCGCTGGTCAAGGGCGACAAGGGCACCCGGTGCCGGATCTACGCACCTGTAGGTGCACACCGAGATCTCCTCGCTTACCTTGTGCGGCGTCTGCTGGAGAACGGCGCGAACTCATCGTTCGTCAATCAGATCGTCGATGAAAGCGTGCCGCCGCAGATCGTCGCGCAATGCCCCTTTGAGACCTTGGCCACCAGTGACCGGTCGAATGAACCAAACGTTGTCAATGGCCCGGACCTGTTTCAGCCGGAGCGCGCAAACGCTACGGGTTTCGACTTGAGCAGCGTCGTTGAGCTTGAGCGGATCAACACCAACAGAAAGCGCCCGTCTGACCTCAATGTTGCGCCGCGCCTGGTTGGCAAAGCACAACAAGGCGATTTCGAGCTCCTCATGAACCCATCCGATGGGTCGACCCTCGGACAGGTTCGCTTGGCA from Pseudomonadota bacterium encodes:
- a CDS encoding universal stress protein, with amino-acid sequence MSVKIVVGVDGSGSGVRAIDYAKRLAQLVEGSALVLVYVIEWSPFTFQTAEENAERHKRREEEVSAAKERVVDPAVASLSDSGLSVTGIVKHGDVAETLERLAKEQGADQIVVGRTSEAGVVSRIFGSSTVNLVMNASVPVTVVS
- a CDS encoding Lrp/AsnC ligand binding domain-containing protein, with the protein product MNDSDDLDDIDFAILRILGSHARISTTELSQRVGLSKTPVAGRVKRMERVGIITGYRAELSAQKLGLEHVAFVQVSLSDTRERALRAFNEGVRGIAEVEECHMIAGNFDYLVKVRTTDITAYRRVLSEQISQLPHVASTSTFVSMEPVRERKSVL
- a CDS encoding alanine/glycine:cation symporter family protein — its product is MLALIALVSSAPFALAQEAGGIDDAVNDVFAAATGPFVSFIFSSLPGTNFPWIVMWLVIAASIFTLYFGFIQLRAFWHSIQLVKGDYSDPDDAGEVSHFQALATALSGTVGLGNIAGVAVAVGIGGPGATFWMIMAGLLGMASKFTECTLGVKYRNEYDDGTVSGGPMYYMSKGFAERGFPGGKVLAVLFSIFCILGALGGGNMFQANQAHAQISAITGDYPGWITGIVFAAVVFAVIVGGIKSIAKVTEKVVPFMGVMYVLAALVILLLNADKIGWAFGQIFEGAFTGLGVAGGLVGALIQGFRRAAFSNEAGVGSAAIAHSAVRTKEPITEGFVSLLEPFIDTVIICTMTALVIIITGQLMLDAETGLYILNEAGTAIQTVDGNSGVALTSAAFGSAFSWFPFILAIAVVLFAFSTMISWSYYGLKAWTYLFGEGKSKELVFKVIFCIFVVIGAAASLGPVIDFSDAAIFAMAVVNIIALYALMPLVKRELNSYMERLKSGEIRKFKS